The sequence below is a genomic window from Kitasatospora kifunensis.
CGCCCCACCAGCGGCAAGGTCACCATCGACGCCAAGGGCTACGGCCACCTCAGCGAGCCGCTGAAGTACATCGGCGCGCTGCTCGAGGCCCAGGCGGTGCACCCGGGGCGGACCGCCTACAACCACCTGCTCTGGCTGGCCCAGAGCAACCGGATCCCGATCAAGCGGGTGGACGAGGTGCTCGCCCTGGTGGGCCTGACCGAGGTGGCCGGCAAGCGGGCCCGCGGCTTCTCGCTCGGCATGCGCCAGCGGCTCGGCATCGCCAGCGCGCTGCTCGGCGACCCGGAGATCCTGATGTTCGACGAGCCGGTCAACGGGCTGGACCCCGAGGGCATCCTGTGGATCCGCAACCTGATGAAGCGCCTGGCCGGCGAGGGTCGCACCGTCTTCGTCTCCTCCCACCTGATGAGCGAGATGGCGCTGACCGCCGAGCACCTGGTGGTGATCGGCAGGGGACGGCTGCTGGCCGACCTGCCGATGGCCGAGTTCATCCGGCGCAACTCGCGCTCGGCCGTCCGACTGCGCACCCCGCACCCCGAGCAACTGCTGGACGCGCTGGCCAGGCAGTCGATCCCGGTCGAGCACGGCGCCGACGGCTGCTTCGAGGTGGTCAACGGCGATCCTGCCGTGCTCGGCGACCTGGCCGCCAGCCACGGCGTCACGCTGCACGAGCTGAGCCTGCAGCGCGCCTCGCTGGAGGAGGCCTTCATGCAGATGACCGCCGACTCGGTGGAGTACCACGCGGGCATCGACGGCGAGCCCCGGACGGACGCGGCGGGCGCCTGGGGGACCCAGTGGCAGCCGGCCGGCGGCCGCGGCGGCAGAAAGCAGCGGCAAGAGCAGCAGAAGGGCGCGAACTGAGATGGCTTCCTTCCCCGCGATCCTGCGATCCGAGTGGACCAAGATCCGCACCGTGCGCTCCACGG
It includes:
- a CDS encoding ABC transporter ATP-binding protein; the protein is MIELHGLTKRYGDKLAVDGLTFQVPRGVVTGFLGPNGAGKSTTMRLILDLDRPTSGKVTIDAKGYGHLSEPLKYIGALLEAQAVHPGRTAYNHLLWLAQSNRIPIKRVDEVLALVGLTEVAGKRARGFSLGMRQRLGIASALLGDPEILMFDEPVNGLDPEGILWIRNLMKRLAGEGRTVFVSSHLMSEMALTAEHLVVIGRGRLLADLPMAEFIRRNSRSAVRLRTPHPEQLLDALARQSIPVEHGADGCFEVVNGDPAVLGDLAASHGVTLHELSLQRASLEEAFMQMTADSVEYHAGIDGEPRTDAAGAWGTQWQPAGGRGGRKQRQEQQKGAN